In Salvelinus fontinalis isolate EN_2023a chromosome 25, ASM2944872v1, whole genome shotgun sequence, one genomic interval encodes:
- the rfc3 gene encoding replication factor C subunit 3 encodes MSLWVDKYRPTSLGKLDYHKEQANQLKNLVQCGDFPHLLVYGPSGAGKKTRIMCLLRELYGAGVEKLRIEHQTVTAPSKKKIEINTIASNYHLEVNPSDAGNSDRVVIQELIKTMAQSQQIQTSTQREFKVVLLTEVDRLTKDAQHALRRTMEKYMSTCRLILCCNSTSKVIGPIRSRCLAVRVPLPSTEEVCNVLSAVCRKEGLLLPPELAKRISEKSGRNLRKALLMCEACRVQQYPFSADQDIPETDWEVYLRETANAIVSQQSPQRLLEVRGRLYELLTHCIPPEIIMKGLVTELLGNCDGQLKAEVTHMAAHYEHRLQLGNKAIYHLEAFTARFMAIYKKFMEDGLDAMMF; translated from the exons ATGAGTTTGTGGGTGGACAAATACAGACCTACCTCTCTGGGGAAATTGGACTACCACAAAGAGCAAGCAAATCAGCTGAAAAACCTG GTCCAGTGTGGTGACTTCCCACATCTGTTGGTGTACGGGCCGTCTGGCGCAGGGAAGAAGACTCGTATCATGTGTCTGCTGAGAGAACTGTACGGCGCTGGGGTGGAGAAACTACGCATTGAACACCAGACCGTAACG GCTCCCTCTAAGAAGAAGATTGAGATCAACACCATAGCCAGTAACTACCACCTGGAAGTCAACCCAAG CGATGCTGGTAACAGTGACCGTGTGGTCATCCAGGAACTGATCAAGACTATGGCCCAGTCTCAACAGATCCAGACCAGCACACAGAGGGAGTTCAAAG ttgtCCTGTTGACGGAGGTGGACCGCCTCACTAAGGATGCCCAGCATGCATTGCGTCGTACCATGGAGAAGTACATGTCCACCTGCCGGCTCATCCTCTGCTGTAACTCCACCTCCAAAGTCATTGGACCAATCAGGAGCAGGTGTCTGGCCGTCAGGGTGCCCCTGCCCAGTACAGAGGAg gtGTGTAATGTTCTGTCTGCAGTGTGTAGGAAGGAGGGTCTGCTGCTCCCCCCTGAGTTGGCCAAACGGATCTCGGAGAAGTCTGGACGCAACCTCCGCAAAGCGCTACTGATGTGTGAGGCCTGCAGAGTGCAACA GTACCCGTTCTCAGCAGACCAGGACATCCCGGAGACCGACTGGGAGGTCTACCTGAGGGAGACGGCCAACGCCATCGTCAGCCAGCAGAGTCCTCAGAG GTTGTTAGAGGTGAGGGGGAGACTGTATGAGTTGCTGACTCACTGTATTCCTCCTGAGATCATCATGAAG ggcCTGGTAACAGAGCTGCTAGGTAACTGCGACGGCCAGCTGAAGGCCGAGGTGACTCACATGGCAGCCCACTACGAACACCGACTGCAGCTGGGCAATAAGGCCATCTACCATCTAGAGGCCTTTACCGCCAGGTTCATGGCCATCTACAAGAAGTTCATGGAGGACGGCCTGGACGCCATGATGTTCTGa